Proteins encoded by one window of Pempheris klunzingeri isolate RE-2024b chromosome 14, fPemKlu1.hap1, whole genome shotgun sequence:
- the ublcp1 gene encoding ubiquitin-like domain-containing CTD phosphatase 1, whose protein sequence is MFVTVAGNICLKVCALVCPRAQLTPAAAECVCVCVCVCVYVCEDPVCAMSVSVIIKWGGQEYSISSLSEEDTVMDLKQSIKTLTGVLPERQKLLGLKVKGKPAEDEVKLGSLKLKPNTKIMMMGTREESLEEVLAPPPENDDVVNDFDIEEEVIEVENREENLAKIARRVKDYKVEELNPPREGKRLLVLDVDYTLFDHKSCAETGQELMRPYLHEFLTSAYEDYDIVIWSATSMKWIDAKMKELGVTDNPNYKITFMLDSAAMITVHTPKRGVVEVKPLGVIWGKYGEFYNRKNTIMFDDIGRNFLMNPQNGLKIRPFMKAHLNREKDRELYKLAQYLKEIGKLDDFSGLNHKHWERYLSKRQNH, encoded by the exons ATGTTTGTCACTGTAGCTGGAAATATTTGCTTGAAAGTGTGTGCACTTGTCTGCCCGCGTGCACAGCTAACTCCAGCTGcagccgagtgtgtgtgtgtgtgtgtgtgtgtgtgtgtgtatgtgtgtgaagaCCCCGTTTGTGCCATGTCGGTATCAGTGATCATAAAGTGGGGAGGTCAGGAGTACTCCATCAGTTCTCTGTCTGAGGAGGACACAGTGATGGACCTGAAACAGTCCATTAAGACCTTGACTGGGGTGCTtccagagagacagaaactACTGGGACTCAAGGTCAAAG GTAAACCTGCAGAGGATGAGGTGAAGCTGGGCTCTCTCAAGCTGAAGCCTAACACTAAGATCATGATGATGGGTACCAGAGAGGAGAGTCTG GAAGAGGTTTTAGCTCCTCCCCCAGAGAACGATGATGTGGTCAATGACTTTGACATCGAGGAGGAGGTCATTGAAGTGGAGAACAG AGAGGAGAACCTGGCTAAAATAGCCCGTAGAGTGAAAGACTATAaggtggaggagctgaaccCTCCCAGGGAAGGCAAGAGGCTCCTGGTACTGGATGTGGACTATACACTGTTCG ATCACAAGTCATGTGCAGAAACGGGTCAGGAGCTGATGAGACCATATCTTCACGAGTTTCTGACATCAGCCTACGAGGACTATGACATTGTCATCTGGT CTGCTACAAGTATGAAGTGGATTGATGCCAAAATGAAA gagctGGGAGTGACAGACAACCCTAACTACAAGATTACATTCATGTTGGACAGTGCAGCAATGATCACGGTTCACACCCCTAAGAGGGGGGTTGTAGAG GTGAAGCCCCTGGGTGTGATATGGGGGAAGTACGGAGAATTTTACAACAGGAAGAACACCATTATGTTTGACGACATCGGACGAAATTTCCTCATGAACCCACAAAACGGACTAAAG atccGGCCCTTCATGAAGGCCCATCTGAACagggagaaggacagagagctgTACAAACTGGCTCAGTACCTCAAAGAAATCGGCAAACTTGATGACTTCAGTGGACTCAACCACAAACACTGGGAGAG gtaccTATCTAAGCGGCAAAACCACTGA
- the il12bb gene encoding interleukin-12 subunit beta: MHTLFFVVLYAALCCASSQDNIETLMDNVLVLRVPDDRGTRVNVPLTCGEAFQNQPVFWKKNGMDYEPPLQGNQVKVLVEEMDGGNYTCHMSPSGEYLNHTLILIQLDPDNRTIILEQKSPKEGHIHCSAPNYKGSFHCTWTRTRSRSHAAVLLMKAERHLEKISCELDADGSGLHCQDASCPYKEEQHPISLTIYIHSDSRLEAFTKSFYLREIVRPAKLPDLRLSDGRVFSWSYPESWEKPCTFFGLQFQVKVVPSGHSCNSEEHIMYNTTEKTKYEVNIKTRKYVFCVRAQDKFTSGPFSHWSHCTVNKQTVNC, encoded by the exons ATGCATACATTATTCTTCGTGGTCCTGTATGCTGCACTGTGCTGTGCCAGCTCCCAAGACAACATAGAGACCCTAATGGATAATG TTCTGGTCCTGAGGGTGCCTGACGATCGGGGCACCAGGGTGAATGTTCCTCTGACCTGTGGAGAAGCTTTTCAAAACCAGCCTGTGTTTTGGAAGAAAAATG GCATGGATTATGAGCCGCCTCTGCAGGGAAACCAGgtgaaggttctggtggaggagatggatggaggaaacTACACTTGTCACATGAGCCCAAGCGGAGAATACCTCAACCACACCTTGATCCTGATCCAACTAGACCCAGACAACAGGACGATCATACTGGAACAAAAATCCCCCAAGGAAG GTCACATCCACTGTTCAGCACCCAACTATAAAGGCTCCTTCCACTGCACCTGGACTAGAACACGGTCCAGATCCCATGCTGCCGTGCTCTTGATGAAGGCAGAACG CCATTTGGAAAAGATTTCCTGTGAGCTGGATGCAGATGGATCAGGGCTTCACTGCCAGGACGCCAGCTGCCCGTACAAAGAGGAGCAACACCCCATCTCCCTCACCATTTACATACATAGTGACTCTCGCCTGGAGGCCTTCACAAAGTCTTTCTACCTGAGAGAGATTG TGAGGCCAGCAAAACTCCCTGACCTGCGCCTCAGTGACGGGAGGGTGTTCAGCTGGAGCTACCCTGAGTCCTGGGAGAAGCCCTGCACCTTCTTTGGCCTGCAGTTCCAGGTCAAAGTGGTCCCCAGCGGACATTCCTGTAACAGTGAAGAGCACATAATG TACAACACCACTGAGAAAACCAAGTATGAGGTCAACATCAAAACCAGGAagtatgttttctgtgtgcgCGCTCAGGACAAATTCACCAGCGGGCCATTTAGCCACTGGAGCCATTGCAC AGTGaataaacaaactgtgaacTGCTAA